The following proteins come from a genomic window of Achromobacter deleyi:
- a CDS encoding porin: MKRITLSLAVAGLGLAGAASAETSVTLYGIADVSMRYVNTSSGSTGVDGSRISMENGAISNSRWGLRGSEDLGDGNRAFFRLEQGFNVQNGNSSDSKKTFNRLAYVGLDGGKIGALTLGLQNTVIQDLMADYFDPLTVGNYNENSWLPAAMGRVRNNNTVRYSNTIGDLAVIASWANGDRWDDKKAGQQMGISLRYTVGQLGLGGAFMKTYQGDNSDLRQQVWNLSASYQFDSAKVFAGYFNGRDQTGWVNMIMGGTTTAQLDRKDNGYFAGVTWQATPRWALTGAAYYDQSKNVVVDGDKGKRYALVAVAEYSLSKRTQVYGTVDYNKVRDAATGEIAGRTSQIGAGVGMRHIF, encoded by the coding sequence GTGAAACGCATCACCCTCTCGCTCGCTGTCGCAGGTCTCGGCCTGGCCGGCGCCGCTTCGGCGGAAACCAGTGTGACCCTGTACGGCATCGCCGACGTCAGCATGCGCTACGTCAACACCAGCTCCGGCTCGACCGGCGTGGACGGCAGCCGCATCTCGATGGAAAACGGCGCCATCTCCAACAGCCGCTGGGGCCTGCGCGGCTCGGAAGACCTGGGCGACGGCAACCGCGCCTTCTTCCGCCTGGAGCAAGGCTTCAACGTGCAGAACGGGAATTCCTCCGACAGCAAGAAGACCTTCAACCGCCTGGCCTACGTCGGCCTTGACGGTGGCAAGATCGGCGCGCTGACCCTGGGCCTGCAGAACACGGTGATCCAGGACCTGATGGCGGACTACTTCGATCCGTTGACCGTCGGTAACTACAACGAGAACTCGTGGCTGCCCGCCGCCATGGGCCGCGTGCGCAACAACAACACCGTGCGCTACTCGAACACGATCGGCGACCTGGCCGTGATCGCGTCGTGGGCCAACGGTGACCGTTGGGACGACAAGAAGGCTGGCCAGCAAATGGGCATCAGCCTGCGCTACACCGTCGGCCAGCTCGGCCTGGGCGGCGCGTTCATGAAGACGTACCAGGGCGACAACTCCGACCTGCGCCAGCAGGTGTGGAACCTGAGCGCCTCGTACCAGTTCGATAGCGCCAAGGTGTTCGCCGGCTACTTCAACGGCCGCGACCAGACCGGCTGGGTCAACATGATCATGGGCGGCACCACCACCGCCCAACTCGACCGCAAGGACAACGGCTACTTCGCCGGCGTGACCTGGCAGGCCACCCCGCGCTGGGCCCTCACCGGCGCCGCCTACTACGACCAGAGCAAGAACGTGGTCGTGGACGGCGACAAGGGCAAGCGCTACGCCCTGGTGGCCGTGGCCGAGTACTCGCTGTCCAAGCGTACCCAGGTGTACGGCACCGTGGACTACAACAAGGTCCGCGACGCCGCGACCGGCGAAATCGCCGGCCGCACCAGCCAGATCGGCGCCGGCGTCGGCATGCGCCACATCTTCTAA
- a CDS encoding ABC transporter ATP-binding protein, with amino-acid sequence MLKVDNLSVAYGGVQAVRDVSLEVRQGEIAALLGANGAGKSSTLLAIIGSVKPREGRVVFEGRDITGTPPDQLVKQGIAMIPEGARVFARQPVEQNLRLGAYTVRDERVYQERLDKVYALFPRLKERREQLAGTMSGGERQMLAIGRALMSGPRLLLIDEPSLGLSPLLVEQVFDALAALNRDDGLSVLLVEQNMTQALEVASRAYVMQSARIALSGDAAELAASDEVRKAYLGM; translated from the coding sequence ATGTTGAAGGTCGACAACCTGAGCGTGGCCTACGGCGGCGTGCAGGCCGTGCGCGACGTATCGCTGGAAGTGCGCCAGGGGGAAATCGCCGCGCTGCTGGGCGCCAACGGCGCCGGCAAATCCAGCACGCTGCTGGCCATCATCGGTTCGGTCAAGCCCAGGGAAGGCCGGGTCGTCTTCGAAGGGCGCGACATCACGGGAACGCCGCCGGACCAGCTGGTCAAGCAGGGCATCGCCATGATTCCGGAGGGCGCGCGCGTGTTCGCGCGCCAGCCGGTCGAGCAGAACCTGCGGCTGGGGGCGTACACCGTGCGCGACGAACGCGTCTACCAGGAGCGGCTGGACAAGGTCTATGCGCTGTTTCCGCGCCTGAAAGAGCGCCGGGAGCAGCTCGCCGGCACCATGTCCGGCGGCGAACGGCAGATGCTGGCGATCGGCCGCGCCCTGATGAGCGGGCCGCGGCTGCTGTTGATCGACGAGCCCAGCCTGGGCCTGTCGCCGCTGCTGGTCGAGCAGGTGTTCGACGCCCTGGCCGCGCTGAACCGCGACGACGGCCTGTCGGTGCTGCTGGTCGAGCAGAACATGACGCAGGCGCTGGAAGTGGCATCGCGCGCCTATGTGATGCAGAGCGCCCGCATCGCGCTGTCGGGTGATGCGGCCGAACTGGCGGCGTCGGACGAGGTGCGCAAGGCGTATCTCGGGATGTAG
- a CDS encoding TRAP transporter small permease, whose translation MRRFLDGLYGAAGLLAGLCTIGVLVAVLAAIVARQLGLNIPGTDAYAGYFMAAAGFLALASTFKHGEHIRVTLVLNALSPAGSRRLDIFALGIGCLMAAAFAFFSVKLTYDSWQFNDISTSNDATPLWIPQLSMALGTVLFLVALLDELVRRSRGLAAATSQQTHE comes from the coding sequence ATGCGCCGCTTTCTGGATGGACTTTACGGCGCGGCCGGCCTGCTGGCCGGCCTGTGCACAATCGGTGTATTGGTGGCGGTGCTGGCCGCGATCGTCGCGCGCCAGCTCGGCCTGAACATTCCCGGCACCGACGCCTATGCCGGGTATTTCATGGCCGCGGCCGGTTTCCTGGCGCTGGCCAGCACCTTCAAGCATGGCGAGCACATCCGCGTGACGCTGGTCTTGAACGCGTTGTCGCCGGCCGGCAGCCGCCGCCTGGATATCTTCGCGCTCGGGATCGGCTGCCTGATGGCCGCCGCCTTCGCCTTCTTCAGCGTCAAGCTCACGTACGACTCCTGGCAGTTCAACGACATCTCCACGTCCAACGACGCCACGCCGCTGTGGATTCCGCAGCTCAGCATGGCCCTGGGCACGGTCCTGTTCCTGGTCGCCCTGCTCGATGAGCTGGTTCGCCGTTCTCGCGGCCTGGCCGCCGCCACCTCGCAGCAAACCCATGAATGA
- a CDS encoding winged helix DNA-binding protein: MTPTLIASSAHLAGGSAPDLSEVEFGLMIASHAFDRWTVRCMAAAGLPDLTPTDVMVFHHVFHRQRPKKLADICFTLNVEDTHIVNYALKKLDRLGVVKGERASKEVFYSVTPEGAAIIKRYGEIREQCLTAGLDAPGGGGLEFSRQLAHTLRALSGLYDQAARAATSL; encoded by the coding sequence ATGACCCCCACGTTGATCGCCTCGTCGGCCCATCTGGCCGGAGGCAGCGCGCCCGACCTGTCCGAAGTCGAATTCGGCCTGATGATCGCCAGCCACGCCTTTGACCGCTGGACCGTGCGCTGCATGGCCGCCGCGGGCCTGCCCGACCTGACGCCCACCGACGTCATGGTGTTCCACCACGTGTTCCATCGCCAGCGCCCCAAGAAGCTGGCCGACATCTGCTTCACGCTCAATGTCGAAGACACGCACATCGTCAATTACGCGCTGAAAAAGCTCGACCGCCTGGGCGTGGTCAAGGGCGAGCGCGCCAGCAAGGAAGTGTTCTACAGCGTCACGCCCGAGGGCGCGGCCATCATCAAGCGCTACGGCGAAATCCGCGAGCAATGCCTGACCGCCGGCCTCGACGCGCCGGGCGGGGGCGGCCTGGAATTCAGCCGCCAGCTGGCGCACACGCTGCGCGCCCTGTCCGGCCTGTACGACCAGGCCGCGCGCGCCGCGACCTCCCTGTAA
- a CDS encoding hydantoinase B/oxoprolinase family protein codes for MKWQFWIDRGGTFTDIVARRPDGTTTTAKMLSENPEQYRDAAVAGIRKLLGIAPGQPVPAEQVECVKMGTTVATNALLERKGERTLLVTTRGFRDGLRIAYQNRPRLFDRNVMLPEMLYEAVVEADERVAADGEVIRDLDEAALRRDMQAAYDSGIRTVAIVFMHAWHATGHEQRAARIAREIGFTQVSASHEVSPLIKYVSRGDTTVVDAYLSPILKRYVDQVAGELPGIRLMFMQSSGGLTDAHRFRGKDAILSGPAGGIVGMVRTSEQAGFDKVIGFDMGGTSTDVSHYAGEFEREFETLVAGVRMRAPMMSIHTVAAGGGSILHFDGARLRVGPDSAGANPGPACYRRGGPLAVTDCNVLLGKIQPDFFPKVFGPDADEALDRDAVVQRFQAMADEVRAATGRDMTPEQLAEGFLEIAVGNMAEAIKRISVQRGHDVTEYALTVFGGAGGQHACLVADALGMTTVFAHPLGGVLSAYGMGLADQTDMRQKTVEKVLDAALMAELQGELDVLAEQAVGELRRQHVADSDIDVQRRLHLKYRGTDTALDVAYGTLEQARADFEAAYRQRYSFLMPNRELVVETISVEATGGGERVTETPASRSRDGALAPRRAVRMYSGGAWRDTPLYVREDMAGGDVVAGPAIISEPNQTTVVEPGWQAELTQQDHFVIRRVEARPQRRAVGTQADPVMLEVFNNLFMSIAEQMGYRLQNTAYSVNIKERLDFSCAIFDAQARLIANAPHMPVHLGSMGESVRTVMNANAGRMQPGDAYVVNDPYHGGTHLPDVTVITPVFDRKGGEILFYVGSRGHHADIGGTTPGSMPPDSKTVEDEGVLFTNFQLVKGGEFREQAARDILGSGRWPARNPDQNIADMHAQIAANEKGVQELLRMCDHFGLDVVRAYMGHVQDNAEEAVRRVISVLKDGSYEYPLDNGAVIRVAVRVDNQARSAVVDFTGTSDQLDNNFNAPGAIAVAAVLYVFRTLVNDDIPLNDGCLVPLSIILPEGSMLRPNPPASVVAGNVETSMCIVNALYGALGVLASSQGTMNNFTFGNARHQYYETISGGTGAGPVRIDAAGPHDEGFAGTSVVQAHMTNSRLTDPEVLEFRFPVRLESYEIRPGSGGAGRYPGGNGGVRRIRFLEDMTAAILSNNRLHAPFGLAGGEPGAMGRNYVERVDGSVQELGPQDSAQLRPGDVFVVETPGGGGYGVR; via the coding sequence ATGAAGTGGCAATTCTGGATTGATCGTGGGGGCACCTTCACCGACATCGTGGCGCGCCGCCCCGACGGCACCACCACCACCGCGAAGATGCTGTCGGAGAACCCCGAGCAGTACCGCGACGCGGCGGTGGCGGGCATCCGCAAGCTGCTGGGCATCGCGCCCGGCCAGCCGGTGCCGGCCGAGCAGGTCGAGTGCGTCAAGATGGGTACCACGGTCGCCACCAACGCGCTGCTCGAGCGCAAGGGCGAACGCACGCTGCTGGTGACCACCCGCGGTTTCCGCGACGGCCTGCGCATCGCCTACCAGAACCGTCCGCGCCTGTTCGACCGCAACGTGATGCTGCCGGAAATGCTCTACGAGGCCGTGGTCGAGGCCGACGAGCGCGTGGCGGCCGACGGCGAAGTGATCCGCGACCTGGACGAAGCCGCGCTGCGCCGCGACATGCAGGCCGCCTACGACAGCGGCATCCGCACCGTGGCCATCGTCTTCATGCACGCCTGGCACGCCACGGGCCACGAGCAGCGCGCCGCCCGCATCGCGCGCGAGATCGGCTTCACGCAGGTGTCGGCCTCGCACGAGGTCAGCCCGCTGATCAAGTACGTCTCGCGCGGCGACACCACGGTGGTCGACGCCTACCTGTCGCCCATCCTCAAGCGCTACGTCGACCAGGTGGCCGGCGAACTGCCCGGCATCCGCCTGATGTTCATGCAATCGAGCGGCGGCCTGACCGACGCGCACCGCTTCCGCGGCAAGGACGCCATCCTGTCCGGCCCGGCCGGCGGCATCGTCGGCATGGTGCGCACCAGCGAACAGGCGGGCTTCGACAAGGTCATCGGCTTCGACATGGGCGGCACCTCCACCGACGTGTCGCACTACGCCGGTGAATTCGAGCGCGAATTCGAAACCCTGGTGGCCGGCGTGCGCATGCGCGCGCCGATGATGAGCATCCACACGGTCGCGGCCGGCGGCGGCTCGATCCTGCATTTCGACGGCGCGCGCCTGCGCGTCGGCCCGGATTCGGCCGGCGCCAACCCCGGCCCCGCCTGCTACCGCCGTGGCGGTCCGCTGGCCGTGACCGACTGCAACGTGCTGCTCGGCAAGATCCAGCCCGACTTCTTCCCCAAGGTGTTCGGCCCCGACGCCGACGAAGCGCTGGACCGCGACGCCGTGGTGCAGCGCTTCCAGGCCATGGCCGACGAGGTCCGCGCCGCCACCGGCCGTGACATGACGCCGGAACAGCTGGCCGAGGGCTTCCTCGAAATCGCCGTCGGCAACATGGCCGAAGCGATCAAGCGCATTTCCGTGCAACGCGGCCACGACGTCACCGAGTACGCGCTGACCGTGTTCGGCGGCGCCGGCGGCCAGCACGCCTGCCTGGTGGCCGACGCGCTCGGCATGACCACCGTGTTCGCGCATCCGCTGGGCGGCGTCCTGTCCGCCTACGGCATGGGCCTGGCGGACCAGACCGACATGCGCCAGAAAACCGTCGAGAAGGTGCTCGACGCCGCGTTGATGGCCGAACTGCAAGGCGAGCTGGACGTGCTGGCCGAGCAGGCCGTGGGCGAACTGCGCCGCCAGCACGTGGCCGACAGCGACATCGACGTGCAGCGCCGCCTGCACCTGAAATACCGCGGCACCGACACCGCGCTGGACGTGGCCTACGGCACGCTGGAGCAGGCGCGCGCGGATTTCGAGGCGGCCTACCGCCAGCGCTATTCCTTCCTGATGCCCAACCGCGAACTGGTGGTGGAAACCATCTCGGTGGAAGCCACCGGCGGCGGCGAGCGCGTCACCGAGACGCCCGCCTCGCGCAGCCGCGACGGCGCGCTGGCGCCGCGCCGCGCGGTGCGCATGTACAGCGGCGGCGCCTGGCGCGACACGCCGTTGTACGTGCGTGAAGACATGGCCGGCGGTGACGTGGTGGCGGGTCCCGCCATCATCTCCGAGCCGAACCAGACCACCGTGGTCGAACCCGGCTGGCAGGCCGAGCTGACGCAGCAGGACCACTTCGTGATCCGCCGCGTCGAGGCCCGTCCGCAGCGCCGCGCCGTCGGCACGCAGGCCGACCCGGTGATGCTGGAGGTGTTCAACAACCTGTTCATGTCGATCGCCGAGCAGATGGGCTACCGCCTGCAGAACACGGCGTACTCGGTCAACATCAAGGAACGCCTGGACTTCTCCTGCGCGATCTTCGACGCCCAGGCCCGCCTGATCGCCAACGCGCCGCACATGCCGGTGCACCTGGGCTCCATGGGCGAGTCGGTGCGCACCGTCATGAACGCCAACGCCGGCCGCATGCAGCCGGGCGACGCCTACGTGGTCAACGACCCGTACCACGGCGGCACCCACCTGCCGGACGTCACGGTGATCACGCCGGTGTTTGACCGCAAGGGCGGCGAGATCCTGTTCTACGTCGGCTCGCGCGGCCACCATGCCGACATCGGCGGCACCACGCCGGGCTCGATGCCGCCGGATTCGAAGACGGTCGAAGACGAAGGCGTGCTGTTCACCAACTTCCAGCTGGTCAAGGGCGGCGAGTTCCGCGAGCAGGCCGCGCGCGACATCCTCGGCTCCGGCCGCTGGCCGGCGCGCAATCCGGACCAGAACATCGCCGACATGCACGCGCAGATCGCCGCCAACGAAAAGGGCGTGCAGGAACTGCTGCGCATGTGCGATCACTTCGGCCTGGACGTGGTGCGCGCCTACATGGGCCACGTGCAGGACAACGCCGAAGAGGCGGTGCGTCGCGTGATCTCTGTGCTCAAGGACGGCAGCTACGAGTACCCGCTGGACAACGGCGCGGTCATCCGCGTCGCGGTGCGGGTCGACAACCAGGCGCGCAGCGCCGTGGTCGACTTCACCGGCACGTCGGACCAACTGGACAACAACTTCAACGCCCCGGGCGCGATCGCCGTGGCCGCGGTGCTGTACGTGTTCCGCACCCTGGTCAACGACGACATCCCGCTCAACGACGGTTGCCTCGTGCCGCTGTCGATCATCCTGCCGGAAGGCTCGATGCTGCGCCCGAACCCGCCGGCCTCGGTGGTGGCGGGCAACGTCGAAACGTCCATGTGCATCGTCAACGCGCTGTACGGCGCGCTCGGCGTGCTGGCCTCCAGCCAGGGCACCATGAACAACTTCACGTTCGGCAATGCGCGCCACCAGTACTACGAGACCATCTCGGGCGGCACCGGCGCCGGTCCCGTGCGCATCGACGCCGCGGGTCCGCACGACGAAGGCTTCGCGGGCACGTCAGTGGTGCAGGCGCACATGACCAACTCGCGCCTGACGGATCCCGAAGTGCTGGAGTTCCGCTTCCCGGTGCGGCTGGAGTCGTACGAGATCCGCCCGGGTTCGGGCGGGGCGGGGCGCTATCCGGGCGGCAACGGCGGCGTGCGCCGCATCCGCTTCCTGGAAGACATGACCGCCGCCATCCTGTCCAACAACCGCCTGCACGCGCCGTTCGGCCTGGCCGGCGGCGAGCCGGGCGCGATGGGCCGCAACTACGTCGAGCGCGTCGATGGCTCGGTGCAGGAACTCGGTCCGCAGGACAGCGCCCAGCTGCGCCCGGGCGACGTGTTCGTGGTGGAAACGCCCGGAGGCGGGGGCTACGGCGTCCGCTGA
- a CDS encoding TRAP transporter large permease yields the protein MNELLVITLLVVSIFAFLGCGVWVGLTLAGTAWIGMEIFSSRPAGDAMAVTIWGASSSWTLTALPLFLWMGEILFRTRLSEDLFKGLAPWLNRLPGRLLHTNVIGCAIFAAVSGSSAATCATVGKMTIPELTRRGYPEAKILGTLSGAGTLGLLIPPSIIMIVYGVAADVSIAKLFIAGIVPGILLALLFMGYIAWWAIRNPGEVPAADPGLTFREKLSRSRHLIPVMLLIGAVLGSIYTGIATATEAAAVGVVGALILSALQGSLSRSAFMQSLLGATRLYCMIALILAGAQFLTLAMGYIGLPRALAEWIGGLGLSQFWLIMALMVFFIILGCFLDGISIVVLTMGVLLPTVQAAGIDLIWFGIFIVFVVEMAQITPPVGFNLFVLSGMSGRELPYIARASLPMFFLMILAVLLLYLVPGIATWLPLHMTL from the coding sequence ATGAATGAACTTCTCGTCATTACCCTGCTGGTCGTCTCGATCTTCGCGTTCCTGGGATGCGGCGTCTGGGTCGGCCTGACGCTGGCGGGCACCGCCTGGATCGGCATGGAGATCTTCTCCAGCCGGCCGGCCGGCGACGCCATGGCCGTCACGATCTGGGGCGCCTCGTCGAGCTGGACGCTGACCGCCCTGCCCCTGTTCCTGTGGATGGGCGAGATCCTGTTCCGCACGCGTTTGTCGGAGGACCTGTTCAAGGGCCTGGCGCCGTGGCTCAACCGGCTGCCCGGCCGGCTGCTGCACACCAACGTGATCGGCTGCGCCATCTTCGCGGCGGTGTCGGGCTCGTCGGCGGCCACCTGCGCCACCGTCGGCAAGATGACCATTCCCGAACTGACGCGCCGCGGCTACCCCGAGGCCAAGATCCTGGGCACGCTGTCGGGCGCCGGCACGCTGGGGCTGCTGATCCCGCCGTCGATCATCATGATCGTCTATGGCGTGGCGGCGGACGTGTCGATCGCCAAGCTGTTCATCGCGGGCATCGTGCCGGGCATCCTGCTGGCGCTGTTGTTCATGGGCTACATCGCCTGGTGGGCGATCCGCAACCCGGGTGAGGTGCCCGCCGCCGACCCCGGCCTGACGTTCCGGGAAAAGCTGTCGCGTTCGCGCCACCTGATCCCGGTGATGCTGCTGATCGGCGCGGTACTGGGCTCGATCTACACCGGCATCGCCACGGCGACCGAGGCCGCCGCGGTGGGGGTGGTCGGCGCGCTGATCCTGTCGGCGCTGCAAGGGTCGCTGAGCCGCAGTGCTTTCATGCAGTCGCTGCTGGGCGCCACCCGGCTGTACTGCATGATCGCGCTGATCCTGGCGGGTGCGCAGTTCCTGACGCTGGCGATGGGCTACATCGGCCTGCCGCGGGCGCTGGCCGAGTGGATCGGCGGACTGGGCCTGTCGCAGTTCTGGCTGATCATGGCGCTGATGGTGTTCTTCATCATCCTGGGCTGCTTCCTGGATGGCATCTCGATCGTGGTGCTGACCATGGGCGTGCTGCTGCCGACGGTGCAGGCCGCCGGCATCGACCTGATCTGGTTCGGCATCTTCATCGTTTTCGTTGTGGAAATGGCACAGATCACGCCGCCGGTGGGCTTCAATCTGTTCGTGCTGTCCGGCATGAGCGGACGCGAACTGCCCTACATCGCGCGCGCGTCGCTGCCGATGTTCTTCCTGATGATCCTGGCCGTGCTGCTGCTGTACCTGGTGCCCGGCATCGCCACATGGCTGCCGCTGCACATGACACTGTGA
- the nudC gene encoding NAD(+) diphosphatase has protein sequence MNFVFRRDELLVEEATSVLPDLDACVRAGLGAEALQPVWAAPESPARAAHVEPGIEAPHGYAFKKLRSLFGVLDEERMALAGRAYQIAEWARTHRFCGACGAATTRVSGEFCQRCPACGFSAYPRISPAMMVLIRKGDSILLARHTANATGRYTALAGFVEPGESIEQTVHREVLEEVGLKVGNLKYFGSQSWPFPHSLMVAYTAEYVSGDIRVQEDEIADARWFGPGDPMPEIAARISIAGSLIRAHLPAGWDAP, from the coding sequence GTGAATTTCGTGTTTCGTCGTGATGAGTTGCTGGTCGAGGAAGCCACCAGCGTGTTGCCGGACCTGGACGCCTGTGTGCGCGCCGGGCTCGGGGCCGAGGCCTTGCAGCCGGTCTGGGCCGCGCCCGAATCGCCGGCCCGCGCCGCGCATGTCGAGCCGGGCATCGAGGCGCCGCATGGCTACGCCTTCAAGAAGCTGCGGTCCCTGTTCGGGGTGCTGGACGAAGAACGCATGGCCCTCGCGGGGCGCGCCTACCAGATCGCCGAATGGGCCCGTACCCACCGTTTCTGCGGCGCCTGCGGCGCCGCCACCACGCGCGTCAGCGGCGAGTTCTGCCAGCGCTGCCCGGCCTGCGGCTTCTCGGCCTATCCGCGCATCTCGCCGGCCATGATGGTGCTGATCCGCAAGGGCGACAGCATCCTGCTGGCGCGCCACACCGCCAACGCCACCGGGCGCTACACGGCGCTGGCCGGCTTCGTCGAGCCGGGCGAGAGCATCGAGCAGACGGTGCATCGCGAGGTGCTGGAAGAGGTCGGCCTGAAGGTCGGCAACCTGAAGTACTTCGGCAGCCAGTCGTGGCCGTTCCCGCATTCGCTGATGGTGGCCTATACGGCCGAGTACGTGTCGGGCGACATCCGCGTGCAGGAAGACGAGATCGCCGACGCGCGCTGGTTCGGTCCGGGCGACCCGATGCCCGAGATCGCGGCGCGCATCTCCATCGCCGGTTCGCTGATCCGCGCGCACCTGCCGGCGGGCTGGGACGCGCCCTGA
- a CDS encoding C45 family autoproteolytic acyltransferase/hydolase codes for MPYKYVRIAGNRRQVGVALGKLARPLMATYLDQSATWKALRPWRGHPYLDELGEQAKTALPALWEELEGLAEGLGMPLADALLWNCRGDLLHSTGSGDGCTSVALKGADGTRWIGHNEDGDPYLYGRCHLVDVALDDAPGYLSFYYPGSLPGHTFGANRSGLVQTINNLRTKQRQPGVPRMLLARAVLDCATLDEAVALLRDTPRAGGFHHTLGSAADARIFSVEATPGAASAQEIGTRYGHANHMVHQASRGQSQIITDSSRDRQRRIEGIVDTWSPATTGADLLAALHDTEGDLPILRTDAADPDGENTLATAIFEIGDGEVTLRVYDRKPKADIVLDVMNDPE; via the coding sequence ACCTGGACCAGAGCGCCACCTGGAAGGCGCTGCGCCCGTGGCGCGGCCACCCTTACCTGGACGAATTGGGCGAACAGGCGAAAACCGCCCTGCCCGCGCTCTGGGAGGAACTGGAGGGATTGGCCGAAGGGCTGGGCATGCCGCTGGCCGATGCGCTGCTGTGGAATTGCCGCGGCGACCTGCTGCACAGCACCGGCAGCGGCGACGGCTGCACCTCGGTGGCGCTGAAGGGGGCCGATGGCACCCGCTGGATCGGCCACAACGAGGACGGCGACCCCTACCTGTACGGCCGGTGCCACCTGGTGGACGTCGCCCTGGACGACGCGCCGGGCTATCTGAGCTTCTATTACCCCGGTTCGCTGCCGGGTCATACTTTCGGCGCCAACCGCAGCGGCCTGGTGCAGACCATCAACAACCTGCGCACGAAGCAACGCCAGCCGGGCGTGCCGCGCATGCTGCTGGCGCGCGCGGTGCTCGACTGCGCCACGCTGGACGAGGCGGTGGCGCTGCTGCGCGACACCCCGCGGGCGGGGGGCTTTCACCATACGCTGGGATCGGCGGCCGATGCGCGCATTTTCAGTGTCGAAGCGACACCGGGCGCCGCGTCGGCGCAGGAAATCGGCACCCGGTATGGCCATGCCAACCATATGGTGCACCAGGCCAGCCGGGGGCAATCGCAGATCATCACCGACTCGTCGCGCGACCGCCAGCGCCGCATCGAGGGCATCGTCGACACCTGGTCCCCCGCCACCACGGGCGCCGACCTGCTGGCGGCGCTGCACGATACCGAGGGCGATTTGCCGATCCTGCGCACCGATGCCGCGGACCCGGACGGCGAAAACACGCTCGCCACCGCGATCTTCGAGATCGGCGATGGCGAGGTGACGCTGCGGGTCTATGACCGCAAGCCGAAGGCGGACATCGTGCTGGATGTGATGAACGATCCGGAGTGA
- a CDS encoding TRAP transporter substrate-binding protein, which translates to MFKKLSLLTGSLIVAFSAGAQAQTKWDLPSAYPASNFHVENLTTFIKDVDTLSEGKLKITLHNNASLYKAPEIKRAVQGNQAQIGEILLTNFANEDPIYELDGLPFLATGYDASFKLYQAQKPFLEKKLNSHGMTLLYAVAWPPQGIFANKDIKQISDMKGLKWRAYSPVTAKIAELVGAQPVTVQQAELSQALATGVIDSYMSSASTGYDTKTYEYIKKFYDTQAWLPKNAVIVNKKAFDALDPATQEALKKAGAQAEERGWKLSQEKNKWYQEELAKNGMETIKPTVELKEGLSVIGKRMLDDWLKKAGADGQAMIDAYRKQ; encoded by the coding sequence ATGTTCAAGAAGCTCTCGCTGTTGACCGGCAGCCTTATCGTGGCATTCAGCGCCGGTGCCCAGGCCCAGACCAAGTGGGACCTGCCCAGCGCCTACCCCGCCAGCAACTTCCACGTCGAAAACCTGACCACCTTCATCAAGGACGTCGACACGCTGTCGGAAGGCAAGCTCAAGATCACGCTGCACAACAACGCCTCGCTGTACAAGGCGCCCGAGATCAAGCGCGCGGTGCAAGGCAACCAGGCCCAGATCGGCGAGATCCTGCTGACCAACTTCGCCAACGAAGACCCGATCTACGAACTGGACGGCCTGCCCTTCCTGGCCACCGGCTACGACGCCTCGTTCAAGCTGTACCAGGCGCAGAAGCCGTTCCTGGAAAAGAAGCTGAATTCGCATGGCATGACGCTGCTTTACGCGGTGGCCTGGCCGCCCCAGGGCATTTTCGCCAACAAGGACATCAAGCAGATCAGCGACATGAAGGGCCTGAAGTGGCGCGCCTACAGCCCGGTGACCGCCAAGATCGCCGAACTGGTCGGCGCCCAGCCGGTGACGGTGCAGCAGGCCGAACTGTCGCAGGCCCTGGCCACCGGCGTGATCGACTCGTACATGTCGTCGGCCTCCACCGGCTACGACACCAAGACCTACGAGTACATCAAGAAGTTCTACGACACCCAGGCCTGGCTGCCCAAGAACGCCGTGATCGTCAACAAGAAAGCGTTCGACGCGCTCGACCCGGCCACCCAGGAAGCGCTGAAGAAGGCCGGCGCGCAGGCCGAGGAACGCGGCTGGAAGCTGTCGCAGGAAAAGAACAAGTGGTACCAGGAAGAGCTGGCCAAGAACGGCATGGAGACGATCAAGCCCACGGTCGAGCTCAAGGAAGGCCTGTCGGTGATCGGCAAGCGCATGCTGGATGACTGGCTCAAGAAGGCCGGCGCCGACGGCCAGGCCATGATCGACGCCTACCGGAAGCAGTGA